TTTCATCCAGAATGGCGATCATGGAGCGGCCGTACCAGTCGTGCGGAACTCCGTCGCTGCCGGTGTAGGGTTCCTCGGAGCCGTCCACCACGACTTCGATGGTCTTGTCCCGGAACAGTTCCAACCGGGACCGGACCGTGACCTGGACCTCCCCGGGCTTTCCCGGCCCATCCTGCCACGCCCCAATCCAGTGGCCCTCGCCTCCGCCTTCCAGCGTCGGACCATCGGGCCCGGCTACGGTCCCGGCCGTGGTCCGGACCGCATCCGCCCACTGTTGCTCCGATTCCAGAATCAAGTTTCCGCTCCCCGGGCCGCACGCTGCCGCGGCTGCGGCCAGAACGAATACGATTCCCTGCAGACCATTTCGGTTCCTCACGATCGGTTGCTCCCTTCTGCCACCACCGGATTGGACAGGACGCCCACCTGAGGGACCTCGATCTCCACCCGGTCTCCGGGGTAGACGGGCCCCACTCCCGAGGGCGTCCCGGTCAGGATCACGTCCCCCGGGAGCAGGGTCATGGCCTGGCTCATGTAGGAGACGATCTCGGCGACGGGATAGATGAGGTCCGAGGTACTGGTGCGTTGCCGTTCCCGGCCGTTGACGCGGGCCACGAGCAGCAGGTCGGTGGGGTCGAGCCCCGTGACGATGGCGGGCCCCAGCGGGCAGAAGGTATCGTATCCCTTGCCCATGAGAAGACATCCCTCCTTCATCTCGGCTCTCTGAATGACCCGCTCGCTCACGTCGTTGCCGCAAGTGTAGCCGAGGACATGGTCCAGGGCCTCGCTGACGCCGACCCTGCGCGCTTTCCGTCCGATGACCGCGACCAACTCCGCCTCGAAGTGGACTTCCAGGTCCCCGCCGGCTGCCGGATAGATGATGGGTTCCTCCGGCCCGATGGCGGCCGTGGAGGGCTTCATGAAGAGCATGGGCTGAGGCGGATGCTCCTTCCCCCCTTCGGCCGCGTGGTCGGCATAGTTCAGGCCCAGGCCGAAAATCCTGGGCGCGGGCACGGGCGAGAGAATCCGCACCGAATCCAACCGCGTGGCCGTCCCGTCCGGAGCCGGGCTCTCGTATGGCGTCCCTTCCAGACGCCGGATCAGTCCCCCCTCTTCCAGGACTCCGTAGTGGGCCCGATTCTCTTCCTGATAACGAACGATCTTCATCGGATTTCCCCTTCGATTCCTTCCTGAAACGCCCGGTAGAGCTCTCCGACCCCGGCCTCGTGTGCATCGCCGTCGTGGACCGCGATCCGAAGTCCGAACTCAACGCCTTGTTCCGGTTCCAGGGACCACGTCCGGCGGGCCATGGGGTTGATGGTCAGGGTTCCCCAATCGGTTACGTACCAGGGGTGGCCCGCCGTGCAGGAGTGGGGGAACAGGGCCACGCCGGCACGGACCCCCCGTCCCAGGGTCCCGGAACCGTCCACCCAAACGGCATTCTCGCCGCTGATCTCCCGGCCTCCCTCCCGGCCCGCCGAGTCCAGAAGCGTGCCCCCATGGGTGACGGTCAGGGCCTCGATCAGGCGCACTCCGAAGAGTCCATGGCGGGTCGGCCCCAGTTCCAGCGCCCACCGGCCGGCCTGAAGACGGGAGCGGACATCGATCAGGTTCACCCGCCGCCCGGGACGAACGTCCAGCGTCCGTGTCTCGTTCAGGAGGACCCGTCCATCAGGTGCGGCCCATTCCTCCGGACCGCGCCACTCGAGGTTCAACTCGATTCTCAAATGGTCCGGAGCCAGTTCTTCGGTCTCGATCCCGGTGGTCAGGATCCGTCCCGGCGCCCGGCCCTGAAAGGTCCCGTTTACGTAGAAGTTGTAGGTCCCCTCCTCGGTCTCATCGGAGGAATAGGGAAAGAGGCACCGGACCCGGTCCAGAGCGACCCAGATGGAGTTGTGGTGGGGGTGATCCGCCGGACTCTCGGAGGTGACGCCGAAGCCGGCCGGGGTGAACACCGGGTAGAGGTAGGACCGGCAGGGTCCCTGGCTCAGCGCCAGGATGCGCCGGCCGCGCCAGCGGACCGCGAGGCGATGCGACGCCGCCCAGGCCCCCCGGGCCAAGTCGACCCGGTCTTCCAGAATTGAGAAAGATTCCACCAGAACCGCCTGCCGCCGCTGGATTTGCAATCGGGGGTCGTCCCGGCCAGAATGACCCGTCAACTTCGTGCGGGATGGCCCAACCGACCGGGACGCAATCATGACCGAGACGAGATCGGATGTCCAAGGCGACCGCCGGATGCTGCGGGAGGCCCGCGCCCAGGGACGCGGCCCACTACTGAAGACCTACTTCCGGCTCTCGGGGCCGGGCTGGCTCCAGAGCGCCCTCACCCTGGGAGGCGGATCGCTGGCCAGCGGCCTCTACCTGGGGACCCTCTCCGGGTTCGCCCTCCTCTGGCTCCAACCGGTGGCCATGATCCTGGGCATCGTCATGCTGAGCGCCATCAGCTACGTCACCCTCTCCACCGGCGAGAGGCCGTTTCAGGCCATCAACCGGCACGTGAGCCCCTTGCTGGGATGGGCCTGGGCCATCGCCAGCCTCATGGCCAACATGGTCTGGTCCCTGCCCCAGTACAGCCTGGCCACCAGCGCCGTCCAGCAGAACCTGCTGCCGGACCTGCTGGGGGCCGACGGCCTCACCGGCGACCTGGGCGGCAAGGTCGTCATCTGCGGCGCCATCCTGGCGGTCACCATTTCCATCACCTGGCTCTACGGCAACGGCGGCTGGGGGGTGAAGCTGTACGAGGGCACGCTGAAAGTGGTGGTGGCTCTGATCGTCCTCTGCTTCTTCGGCGTCGTCGTGAAGATGACCCTCTCGCCGGGAGCCCTGAACTGGGGAGCCGTCGTCTCCGGATTCGTCCCCGACCTGAGCGTCCTGATGCACCCGGCCGCCACCTACACCCCCTTCCTGGAGGCGGTGGGCGAAACCTCGCGGGAGTTCTGGAGCGGCAAGATCCTGGGGATGCAACGCGACGTCATGATCAGCGCCAGCGCCACGGCGGTGGGAATCAACATGACCTTCCTGCTGGGTTATTCCCTGCTGTCGCGCGGCTGGAACCGGGAGTTCCGGGGCCTGGCCATCTTCGACCTGTCCACTGGGATGCTCATTCCCTTCCTGCTGGCCACCAGTTGCGTGGTCATCGCCTCGGCCAGCCAGTTCCACACGCGTCCCGCGGCCGGCCTGGTTTCAGAGGCGGAGGGGCCGGCGCCGCCCGCCAAGCTGGTGGCCGGCTACCAGGGATTGTTGAGAGAGCGGATCGCAGCCACGAATCCGGAGCTTTCTCCGGAAGAGCGGAGCCGTGCGGCGGAGCAGTTGCCGCAGACCGACAAGGAATTGGCCGCCATGCTGGTGAAGCGGGACGCCTTCAACCTGGCGGAGTCGCTGGAGCCGCTCACCGGCAGCCTGTTCGCCCGGGTGGTGTTCGGAATCGGCGTGGTGGGGATGGCACTCTCCAGCATCGCCATCCTGATGCTGATCTCGGGGTTCGTGGTCTGCGAGATGCTGGGACTGGAGCCCAAGGGGCGGGCCTACCGGCTGGGATCCCTGGCCGCCGTGGTCGGCGTCCTGGGTCCCTTCGTGTGGAAGGACGCCCAGTTCTGGCTGGCGGTCCCCACGTCGGTCTTCGGGATGGCGCTGCTGCCCATTGCCTACATCTCGTTCTTCCTGCTCATGAACCAGCGGAAGCTGCTGGGCCAAAATCTGCCCCGGGGGGGAAAACGCGTGGCGTGGAACGTAATGATGGCCCTGGCCACGGGGTTCGCCACGCTGGGCTGCGCCTACAGCATCTGGTCGCGGATCGGGGTGCCGGGGCTGGTGGCAGCAGCGGCGTTCGTGCTGCTGGCCGTGTTGTTCCGGTTTCGCCGGAAGGGCGGCAAGGCCTGAGGTCGAGGCATTCGGTTCGCCTCCGCCTGTAAGGATCGGCGGTTGGAAACCGCCGATCCCCTCAAACCGGTGCGATCCCGCCCCATCTCCTCCCGGCTCGGGCCATACTGCGCGTGATCGTCCTCAAGAGCGGAGAACGGGCCATGGGTGAACACAACCCCGATCAAACACCTCCGGACCAATGCGCGGGCAAGAATAGTTTGAGCCTGCCGGTCTGGCTGCTTGCGGCGCTGGTGGTCGCGTTTCTGGCACTTCCCGGCATTGGCGCGCGTTACTATTTCGCCGGAACTCTCAACGTCATCCATTGCCTGCTGATACTGTTTTTCTCGATCAATCTCCTGATTTGCTATTGGGAGGCGTGTCTATTCCTCAAACGGGACTATATCGAAACCCGCACCGAGTATTGGCGCAGACGGCAACGTGAAACCGGCCGAACGCCGGCCATCGAGTTCCTTGCCGGCAAGATTCCATTGAGACATGTCTGGTCTCCGACGCGGTGGGCGGATGTCTGGGCTACCTATTCCCTGTTCGATGGGTCCCATTCGGATCGCCGCACGTTCGGTTTCAATGCCGATATCGCCAACGGATTCATTACACCCGTCCCGACGCTGATCCTCTACGCAGCCTATACCGTGGATTTTCTGCCGGCCGTCGTTGCCGGGATTCTTGGCGTCATGATGTTCTGGCAGTGGACCTACGCGACGTCGGTCTACTGGGTCAGTTTCTTCGTGGCCGGGAGGCAGCGCAACGTCACCAGGGGCGGCCTGTACACCTACGTCGGCGCCACGAACGCCCCCTGGGTGCTCTTCCCGTTATTGGGATTGTACGTGTCGGTTCGCCTTATCCTGGACGGACACTACGGCATTCTGGGTCATTGAAGTCCTGGTACCCGATCAGGTATTTGCCGCCTGGTTGGCCACGGCCGTAAGAATCGGCGGCTGGAAACCGCCGTTCCCGCCGCACAGGAGAAGGTGACTGTCCCCTTCTACTGGATCTCGTTCATACTCGTCGGCCAGTACGAACTATGGGGAATGGAGAGCAGCACCCAGTCGATCGACGCGAATTCGAGGCGAGGCTATCCGCCATATGTGGCGGGCGTTTGATGATGCTGCCACGGAAGCAGCGTGATCGTCACATCTTGTTTCGCGCCATCGCTCAAACGCTTGAGAGCAGGAGCCCGTACTCAGAACGGGAATTGAACGGTTCGCTTCGAGAGTGGATTGCCTCAATCGGCCTGGACGCGTCCTTGGACTGGGTCTCGTTACGACGCCATCTTGTCGATTTCGGTTATCTGTTCCGTGACAGAGCAGGGAGACGGTATACGGTCCGCATCAAGGGAAACGAAACCGTGCGGTTTGATTCAGACATTGAAGCTCTCGACGTTGTTGACTTGATCTGGTCTTGCAAACGACGTGCTATGGCTCGCAAGCGGCGGTGGCTGGGCCAATAGCGACGAGGCGGCCGGCGAGTTCCTGTCCGCTACTCTATCGGTCGCGAGCACGCGCGGTCGCGAGCACGCGCTGAGGGCGAAAATCATGCGTGATCGTCACGCCCCCTGGTGAGAATTGCGGGCTGGCGCAGCCAAAGTTGCGCTGAATCCAACGGGTCTCGTTGAACCCTGGCCAGCCAATGGCCGTCAAACCCAATAGAGGTTCGTGTCGCGCCGGTCATGCAATCGAGACCAAACCATCCTAAGAATCCATTTCAATCACGGGGAGGCAGCTATGAACGCCAAGCGAATTGCACTGTGTCTATGGGTACTGGCGATCACGATCGCACCGGTCCAAGCTCGAAACGTCTACGGTCACCTTGTTCTCGGTGGAAGCGACACCGGCCTTTCATTCGAATGCATCTTCATGGTCTCGAACAAAGTTCTCACCTCGCCTTGGAAAGGCGAGGTCGCGCTTCGAACCGGAGCAGACGAGGACTGGGAGGGAAACTGGTCGGTCAACGGCGAGGATTTCAGCGGTTCAACTTCGTTTCCCGTATCTTTGGAACCTGCTGGATCGGCAACCTTCGTGATCACGGGCGACTCCACGGTTCGTACCGGTTATCTGGAATTTGATGGCGACGCTTCCGGAGATGAATTCTACTTTCGCGGTGATCTGGCGACTACATTCTTCTATCAAGTGAAGCAGGGAGGCGATCTCATCGACTCGATCGGCACAGGCCCTACGGAGGCCGGGCTCTATTTCGCATTCCCAATCCAGCAGAACTCCCGCACGAGAACGGGAATGGCGTGGGTAGCCCTCGCCCATATCGAACCCTTGGCGCCGGAAGAGATCCGTGTCGGGGTCTTCGACCCGGAAGGCGCAGTCTTCGAAATCAAGACCGTGCCCTACGAAGGATACAAAGCCCAGTTCGTCGACGAGATGTTTCCGGATCTTCCGGAGGAATTTCAAGGAACCATGATGGTCAATTCGGAGAAATTCATTCGCATCACCATCCTCCGTCAGGACACACTGCCCTCGGGTGCAGTCCAGTTCACCAACACACCGCCGGACGATTGGTGTTTCGATGGCGACTGCTCTCTGGATAAAGCCAGCCCCTGAATACTCTCGGAGGGCTCGCTAGAGCGTGACTGTCCCTTCTACCCGTCCCGCGGCCGGCCTGGTGGCGGAAGCGGAGGGGCCGGCGCCGCCCGCCAAGCTGGTGGCCGGCTACCAGGGACTATTGAGAGAGCGGATCGCAGCCACGAATCCGGAGCTTTCTCCGGAAGAGCGGAGCCGGGCCGCGGAGCTACTGCCGCGGGCCGACAAGGAATTGGCCGCCATGCTGGTGAAGCGGGACGCCTTCAATCTGGCGGAGTCGCTGGAGCCGCTCACCGGCAGCCTGTTCGCTCGGGCGGTGTTGTTCCGGTTTCACCGGAAGGGCGGCACGGGCTGAGCCGGGAGGTTTCCGGCCGCCCGCGGTTGCGGGAATCGGCGGTTGGAAACCGCCGCTCCCCTGGCGGCGAATTCGTGGATCGCTGACGGCTACGATACGACGTCTTCAGGAATTGCAGGGAGATCGGGAACGTTTCTTCCGAAGGACTCCTTGGAAACGGACGACGTGTCCTCGATCCGGTTGACGCGATCCTGTAGATCTCCGACCTGCGTCTCCAGACTGGTGATTCTGACGCCCAAGCCCAACTCCATCTGTTTCTGGCGCCGGATCTGGCCTCGGATGACGACGGCCAAGCAAAGGAAGGCTCCAATGGGAATCAGGTTCCAGATCATGTCCCTACTTGTGATGTTCCTCCGGGGAACCGACGGACTCTCTCAATTTATCGGCGTCTCCAGCATTTCCCGGTAGATCAACGGCGAACCGGCACACCGGGCAACGTCGTGAAGATGAAGTCGCCAGCGTCCAATTCGGTTGATCTTCTACAGTATTCAGTGATGCAGAGGGATTGCTTCTGGCCGAATCACAGCTATCGACTCACTTGAACCGAGAGTGAGCGAATCTCGTCAATCTGCTTCCAGTAGCTGTCGAGAGCCCGTTTCCCCGCTCTGGTCAGGTGGTACCGCGTCTGGGTTACCTTTCCGACAAACCCCTTCAGAATCTTCACGTAACCAGCCTTTTCCAAGCGATTCATGTGAGACGACAGGTTGCCGTTGGTCAGGCCCAGAGTCGATTGCAAGAACTTGAAATCGGTCTCCTCGACCGCAGATAGCAGCATCAGGATGCGGAGCCGGGCCGGCTCGTGGACAACCCGGTCGAGCCCGCTCGTCATGGTTTCGTCACTCCTCCGGATGCGATATCCCGCAACCTCTTCAGAGAATACTGGCCGAATAGAAATCCCACCACTCCGGTCAGGAGGCCGTATCCAATAGTCGGAATCAGCATATTCAGAGATTCCCATTGCCCTTCGAACTGTATCGGGGCTCCTGCCACCACCAGGATGGCGTGCGTTCCGTAGAGAATCGGCCACAGGAGGTAAACCGGACTCATGATCGAGCGCATCGTAATGAAGGTGGCGATCAGGAATGGCACGGCATAGAGAGCCGATACCGGCTGCACATACTCATGCGGAAGGTAGCCCATTCGTGTCAGCACCACCGAGATCGGAACTCCCAGCATGAAGACGCCGGGTAGCAGCTGTCGGCGCCAGTTGGGTTTCTTCTGGTCTGCCGGGACCGGAAGGGCCGCATCGCCACTCTCCTTTTGGATTCGATTCGTGAGCCTTTTCATCNNNNNNNNNNNNNNNNNNNNNNNNNNNNNNNNNNNNNNNNNNNNNNNNNNNNNNNNNNNNNNNNNNNNNNNNNNNNNNNNNNNNNNNNNNNNNNNNNNNNGGGACTTGCGTAGCTGAGTGCCCAGGCGAAGTTTCGCCTACCGGCTGCGGCGGGGTTTATCAGTCCACAGAATATCCACAGGCTCAACCAGCTTCGTAACAAACTGGTCCAGCGTCGTGCCGGGGGGGAGGGAGATCGGCTCTTTCAGTTCTGATTCGGTGGGTTGGTAGCTCGATCGGACCAATTCACGGCGGGGCTTTCCCTGGTCGGCTTTTGGGTTCATGCGTGTTGCTCCTTGAGTTGGACATGCTCAAGGGGAGAATATCCATCCATCCTTACCCCTGTCAATCTCCCGTGTTAGACTCCGAGCATCTTGGAGGCAGGCCGCTCCCGTGAAGGCCACGGCCCCCTCCAATGTTCGAGAGCGGAGAGTGTTGACGCACTCAAAGCCCTCTAATCTGTGCCCTGGGTAAAGGCAAGGCACAGCCTGGGAGGAGTCTACTCCATCCCCGCCAGTGCTTCACGCCTGACCCAGGGCCTTTTTCTTGGAGGATTCCATGCTTCATAGATCGATCCTGTTCCTATTCCTGCTGACAACCTCGATTCATGCGCAAGAGGAGAATGTCGATCTTGTTCTCGATCCGGGAGAAACCGTCACCGTCACAATTACTTGCCGGGAGGAGGCCGCCACGGACACGGATGAAGATCAATCCGATGGCCTCCGTTGGGCGGTCAAGTTCAAACAGACGATCAGTTGGAGCTCTAACCGCGTCACCTGGACATTGCGCTTCCGGAACCCGACGGATCAAACCATCGACTGGAACTGGGATGAACCGGAAATTTCGTTTCTCGATGGGGAAGAATTTGAAATTGCGAACACCTACCCCCTGGGTAGGATCAAGGTTAGACCAGGATCAGTTCAGTACGTACGGGGCGCGGTGTTCCCATACCCTGCGGACTCCGTGGTGAAGGACTATCAACTGTTGCAGAACGGCGTCCCCGTCGAAGGCGAGGAGGATTGGTAATCAGATGAGGCGAAATAACGGACTATTCAGGATCGAAGCAGATGGAAAGATCGATGCAGACGGCGCGTCTCGCTACGAGGTGGCTCAGAGTTCCGATTCGGATCCTGTTGCAGTACTAGTGTGCATTGAGCTTGTGAAGGATGCTGAAGGCCGGAATCCCACCTATGTCCAGTTTTCTCTGAGTCCGGACGATGCGACGCAACTCGGATTGGACTTGACTGCTCATGGAGCTCAGGGATTGAAAAGACTTCTTGCTCTCGGACCTGTGAATTAGCCATTGTCCACCAGTTCCCGAAACGTGAGCCGTTTCCCCTCCATCGCCTGGACCATCGCCGCGAGCTGCTCCAGGGTGCCGAGGCCCCGCAGATTCAGCCGGCCCGTGCATTCGTCCACGTAGCGTTGGAGGTGCTTCAAGCTCATCCAGTGATAGGTGCCCTTGTAGGCCCGCTTGAACGTGGCCCACAGGCTCTCAATCCCGTTGGTGTGGCAATCCCCACGGACGTACTCTTTCCGGCTGTGGCGGATGATGCCGTGATCGTAGCGTTCCACCAGCCCACTGTAACTGCCGTGGTCGTCCGTGTAAACCAGGGACCGGCGCGCCACTCGGCGCCCGATGAATCCCTCCAGCGCCGTCTTGGTGGTGTTCAGCGAGACTTTGGCCGCAAACCGTCCTGTCTCCCGCTCTCGGACACCGAGGACCGGGAACTTCCCGACGGTGCCGCGGCCTTTCTTCTGTTTCTTCCTCCAGTGTTTGTTCTTCTCCAGGCCGCCGATGTAGGTCTCATCCACTTCCACGGTCCCCGTCATGGCCTCTGGTGACTCGCTGAACGTCTCCCGGATGCGATGACCCAGGAACCAGGCGGTCTTGCGACTGATCCCGAGATCCTTGGCGAGTTGGAGAGAGGAGACGCCCTTGGGGTGATTTAGGATGAGGTGCCAAGCCATAACCCAGACTCGATAGCCGAGCTTGGATTCGGCCATCATCGTGCCTGTCTTGACGCTGAACCGCTTGCGGCACGTTCGGCAACGGTAGGGCTGGGAGGGATGTTTCGCGCCGGTCTGGACGTTCTTGGAGTCGCAATGGGGACAGACCGGACCGTCCGGCCAGCGGCTCTTGGCAAAGAGCCTTTCTGCGGCGGCATCATCCGGGACGAGTTCGAGGAGTTGGACGATTGAGAGAGGCTTCATCCCCCTCAACGTAGCCCTGGGCACTCAGCTACGCAAGTCCCTTTTGAAGCGCCAGCCGTACATGGTCCGGCCGTAGAAGTTGAACCATTTCCTGGCTTCGGCGTCCTGAAACGGGTAGTCCGCTCCCATCTGTCTCGCCGTAACCAGGCCGGATACGAAGCAGGTCTCCTGACTGTTGATCAACGTGTGGGCGCCGCAGTGCCAGGTTCGCCTCTTGCCCTGAACAAACCGGAACAGATGGATCAGGAAGGCCACGTGATGCACATCGTGAACGATGTGCTGAAACCACCACTTCTTGAGGATCTTGCCCTCGTCGATACGGCTGATGGGATTGTAGGTCACCAGGCACGGCCGGTCCGACCGGTTCGCCCACGGCTGCTGATTGTGCATGATGTAGGTGATTTCGTAGTTGTCGGGTCTCGCGCCGTACTGCTCGATGTGGTTGCTCCGGGTGGCGAGCGGCTTGACCTCGTTGTCCGGAAGAACGGAAGCGTCTGAATGAACGACCGTATGGCTGTGCAGCTCACTCTCGTAACGAATCGAAGAGAGGAGATAGCTCTCCACGAAGGTCGGTTCGTCCAGCATCATCAACGTCTGATTCGCATTGCAGGCAAACACCACCTCATCAAACGTCTCAGTCCTTCCTTGTTCGTCCTCTACCACGACTTCGGATGAACGCCGGTACACTTTTCGAACCGGCCGGTCGAGATAGATCTTGTCCCGAAAGCCCGCCGACATTGCTTCGTAGATGCGCCGGGTGCCCTGGTCCCAGGTCCGCATGGGCGTTGCGGTTTCAATGTCGAAGAACTCCAGATACCGGCAAAACAGGGATGCCGGCATGTCGAACACGTTGGTGGCCATCAGGAAGTTGACGAACAT
This is a stretch of genomic DNA from Acidobacteriota bacterium. It encodes these proteins:
- a CDS encoding fumarylacetoacetate hydrolase family protein, producing MKIVRYQEENRAHYGVLEEGGLIRRLEGTPYESPAPDGTATRLDSVRILSPVPAPRIFGLGLNYADHAAEGGKEHPPQPMLFMKPSTAAIGPEEPIIYPAAGGDLEVHFEAELVAVIGRKARRVGVSEALDHVLGYTCGNDVSERVIQRAEMKEGCLLMGKGYDTFCPLGPAIVTGLDPTDLLLVARVNGRERQRTSTSDLIYPVAEIVSYMSQAMTLLPGDVILTGTPSGVGPVYPGDRVEIEVPQVGVLSNPVVAEGSNRS
- a CDS encoding PmoA family protein, giving the protein MESFSILEDRVDLARGAWAASHRLAVRWRGRRILALSQGPCRSYLYPVFTPAGFGVTSESPADHPHHNSIWVALDRVRCLFPYSSDETEEGTYNFYVNGTFQGRAPGRILTTGIETEELAPDHLRIELNLEWRGPEEWAAPDGRVLLNETRTLDVRPGRRVNLIDVRSRLQAGRWALELGPTRHGLFGVRLIEALTVTHGGTLLDSAGREGGREISGENAVWVDGSGTLGRGVRAGVALFPHSCTAGHPWYVTDWGTLTINPMARRTWSLEPEQGVEFGLRIAVHDGDAHEAGVGELYRAFQEGIEGEIR
- a CDS encoding divalent metal cation transporter, yielding MTETRSDVQGDRRMLREARAQGRGPLLKTYFRLSGPGWLQSALTLGGGSLASGLYLGTLSGFALLWLQPVAMILGIVMLSAISYVTLSTGERPFQAINRHVSPLLGWAWAIASLMANMVWSLPQYSLATSAVQQNLLPDLLGADGLTGDLGGKVVICGAILAVTISITWLYGNGGWGVKLYEGTLKVVVALIVLCFFGVVVKMTLSPGALNWGAVVSGFVPDLSVLMHPAATYTPFLEAVGETSREFWSGKILGMQRDVMISASATAVGINMTFLLGYSLLSRGWNREFRGLAIFDLSTGMLIPFLLATSCVVIASASQFHTRPAAGLVSEAEGPAPPAKLVAGYQGLLRERIAATNPELSPEERSRAAEQLPQTDKELAAMLVKRDAFNLAESLEPLTGSLFARVVFGIGVVGMALSSIAILMLISGFVVCEMLGLEPKGRAYRLGSLAAVVGVLGPFVWKDAQFWLAVPTSVFGMALLPIAYISFFLLMNQRKLLGQNLPRGGKRVAWNVMMALATGFATLGCAYSIWSRIGVPGLVAAAAFVLLAVLFRFRRKGGKA
- a CDS encoding transcriptional regulator; this encodes MTSGLDRVVHEPARLRILMLLSAVEETDFKFLQSTLGLTNGNLSSHMNRLEKAGYVKILKGFVGKVTQTRYHLTRAGKRALDSYWKQIDEIRSLSVQVSR
- a CDS encoding IS1595 family transposase; translation: MKPLSIVQLLELVPDDAAAERLFAKSRWPDGPVCPHCDSKNVQTGAKHPSQPYRCRTCRKRFSVKTGTMMAESKLGYRVWVMAWHLILNHPKGVSSLQLAKDLGISRKTAWFLGHRIRETFSESPEAMTGTVEVDETYIGGLEKNKHWRKKQKKGRGTVGKFPVLGVRERETGRFAAKVSLNTTKTALEGFIGRRVARRSLVYTDDHGSYSGLVERYDHGIIRHSRKEYVRGDCHTNGIESLWATFKRAYKGTYHWMSLKHLQRYVDECTGRLNLRGLGTLEQLAAMVQAMEGKRLTFRELVDNG
- a CDS encoding FAD-dependent oxidoreductase; this translates as MPRRIAIVGAGVSGLGTAWALHQHPDRFDFRVFEAQTSVGGNAVTVDMPQTDGTTIPFDISVTACIPSVYPHLLLFLRQQGIDLVDTRFSYSVKYRGGVYAHDFDSDIRRELHPEIKKFQRLLRRLKWFGRLTRSRSRLLNALNPFNYVSMGAVLNLGGFSGGFRYKVLKPMFVNFLMATNVFDMPASLFCRYLEFFDIETATPMRTWDQGTRRIYEAMSAGFRDKIYLDRPVRKVYRRSSEVVVEDEQGRTETFDEVVFACNANQTLMMLDEPTFVESYLLSSIRYESELHSHTVVHSDASVLPDNEVKPLATRSNHIEQYGARPDNYEITYIMHNQQPWANRSDRPCLVTYNPISRIDEGKILKKWWFQHIVHDVHHVAFLIHLFRFVQGKRRTWHCGAHTLINSQETCFVSGLVTARQMGADYPFQDAEARKWFNFYGRTMYGWRFKRDLRS